In Gossypium arboreum isolate Shixiya-1 chromosome 3, ASM2569848v2, whole genome shotgun sequence, the sequence CTCTTTTTCCACCATATCTAGATCGGGAACAAGAGGATTAATAAGATTGTCACCCATATTAAGTCCTGAACCAATCGGGAAATTCATATGGACACCAGCATCAATCGGCCCATGCTGAGGCCTCACAGTAgtagatggccttctaggaggtgcctcagTTTGCAATGATACATGCGGCGGTGTAAAACCTAGAGGAGGACCCTCATTTTCCTCTTCAGTGATGGCCATAGGAGCTTTTCCTTTCTCAGTGACCCTCAGTAACTAAGCCATTTCGGCCATTATATTCCTTTGAGCTTCCATCATTTGCTCCCTCATCTCATTCTGCATTTTAGCCAACTGTTCTTGCAACTGGTCTTGCATATATTTTTAAGttgattaaatatatttttaaatttatttgacttatgattattttaattttttattttttatgtgatGGGGTTTAAAACCTTCTATAAAAAGTAGTATAAAagtaaaatactaaaaatatattaatgaaaaaataaaatatgaaataaacttTTTTGAGCAAAGTGGTCTTGAcgagtttttactaaaataatataaaaaataaaatatgaaaatagtatattttaaaaaaattgaaaataaaaaatacgaaCAAGGTGCCAAAGTCgaggttatttattaaattataaaaatacttaaataatacatttgaaacaatttttgctaaaataatataaaaaataaaatacataaataatatattttaggaAATAATATAAGAAAGTAAAAATACGAATAAAGtggtaatatataaaaacacttaaataatacatttgaaacatttttgctaaaataatataaaaataaaatatactatattatattttaaaaataatatctgaaaatattttacttattattatcattttaaaataataataaaaatatttgtatttaagttggatatatttaatttttaatgtagtATAGCAAAAAAATATGTTGTCGAAAAAATTGTTTGCTATTTTTTATAAgttattctaataaatatttaaaatctatcaaacattaaaattaataacCGAATTTTATTTTGAAACTGCAGGCATCGCAATGGCTTCATTGATCAATAAGGAACTTTCTCACATATGTGACACAGTTAATAATACggtaatatattgttatttgttaagtAAGGGTTCCATTAAAAAAAGATCTAcgtaatttaagaaaataaattatgttattataactattttctGTAACTTAACACTGTCAGGACTCGTACCGCATATTAAGGGGCCGGGTGAATGGTGTAGGATATTCCTCGGATACACGACTGATGCCCTACTTAGACCTAGTTGGATTCAGGTCAGCAGCATTGACCCGGACGTTCGATTTGCGGTACAATTTAATATCCGCATTGGTCGAGCGTTGGCGACCGGAGACCCACACTTTTCATTTGCCGTGTGGGGAGTGCACAGTCACTCTGGAGGATGTTGCATTACAGTTTGGGCTCCCAATTGACGGGGATGCAATCACGGGCATAAGTGCGATAGCTGAGCCGACTGCACTTTGTTATAGCCTACTAAGAGCCTCACCCGGCGATGTTGAGTCTACTTTTTCGGAGCTAAAATTTACATGGCTAAAAGCCAATTTTCAGCATTTATCAAATAATGCCACCGAGGAAGAGTTGGTGTGCGTAGCTCGAACGTACATTATGCATATCATAGGGGGTGTACTGATGCCCAATTCGAACAACAACACGGTTCATCTCCAGTATTTACCTCTGTTAGCTGATCTGCGTAGTGTTCGCTCCTATAGTTGGGGTTCCGCAGTTCTGGGTATGTTGTATCGTGAGCTTTGTCGGACGACAAAGCCTGATGCTGTAGACATGGGCGGATGCCTTATATTGTTGCAATCATGGGCTCTTTAtcggatgccattcttggcatcggTTAGTCACCAGCCATACGTATATCCGCTAGTTAAcaggtgataaaatttaacttgttagtAATTGACAATTTCTTTATAATGATACTATTCTAACGATACTATATTTATTTGAAAATTGTTTTCGTAGATGGAGTATTTATCCGGGTATCGGGAGGTCGTACACTGTCCCGATATATCGTCTGATGATTGAACAACATGTCGGGGAAGGGGTAAGCTATTCAAATATTCATGATATGTAATTGCTTTATATATCTTACTCCAACCGTGTTAAATTTTAATCATGGTATTAATCGTGCAGTTTATATGGATGCCATACCGTAGACCAGAAATTGCGGCTATTATACCCTCGTCTGCCTATGTTGATTTTCATTTGTGGTGCACTAACGCACCAATTATCAGTTTCAATGTAGTCGAGTAGCACCACGGGGATCGAGTACTACGACAGTTTGGTTGCATCCAGTACATCCCGGATCCGCCAATGCAGGTGGGGGAGGAGGTTCACGGGAAGAACAAGAGAGGGAGACATGGACAGCATTGGGGGGTTACGCACCGGAGATATATTGCGGTGTGAGAGATTCGGATGGCTCGAAGACCTCAGATGGATATGTCTTCCGATTTGCGCCCATCGTTAGAGTACATACAATGGTACTCTAGTATAGGGAAGCCATATTTACTTGGTGGGCAGTCGACTATAGTCCCCCCGCACGTGCAGCGATCTGGCGCATACGAGCCAGATATAGAGCCCGATCTACAGCCAGATACCGAGCATGACCCAGAACTGGAGCCCGAGGTACAGCCGGAGGCCGAGTCCGAGCGATCACATTCACATTCGACTGATACTTTTTATCATCCAGTTGTACCTGGCAATGACTATTTTTTGGGCTCATCATCGCATTCATATTCGGCTGATACTTCTTATCATCCGGATTTGGCGGGCAATGACTATTTCCCGGGCTCATCGGGGGGAGGATACCATTACGGGTTAAATATGTTTGGATCGTACCCACCACAGCACAGCACCTCTCCCGGCCCATATCCACCGCATTATAGCACTACCCCCAGGCCGTATCCACTGCAGTACTCCACTCCTACTGGGTTGTATCCACCGCAGCGTGGCACTCCTCCCGGCTCCAGTTCATCGATGCCATTCGAGGCATATAATTTTTCTTCTATGTATCAGACACCCTTACCTGCGACTGAAGAGGATGTTGGTCGTCGCAATCACCCACAACGTGAA encodes:
- the LOC108475290 gene encoding serine/threonine-protein phosphatase 7 long form homolog; amino-acid sequence: MASLINKELSHICDTVNNTDSYRILRGRVNGVGYSSDTRLMPYLDLVGFRSAALTRTFDLRYNLISALVERWRPETHTFHLPCGECTVTLEDVALQFGLPIDGDAITGISAIAEPTALCYSLLRASPGDVESTFSELKFTWLKANFQHLSNNATEEELVCVARTYIMHIIGGVLMPNSNNNTVHLQYLPLLADLRSVRSYSWGSAVLGMLYRELCRTTKPDAVDMGGCLILLQSWALYRMPFLASVSHQPYVYPLVNRWSIYPGIGRSYTVPIYRLMIEQHVGEGFIWMPYRRPEIAAIIPSSAYVDFHLWCTNAPIISFNVGEEVHGKNKRGRHGQHWGVTHRRYIAV